CTCGATCGTGCGCTGGAACAGCGCGCGCAACTCTTCGACGGTGAAGGTGTCGACGCCGAACAGGGTGGTGTTGGTCGTGGTGATCGCCGTGTTCGGGGTATAGCCGTAGTTGCACGGCACGACTGAGGTGGCCGTCGGCTGGCACGCCCGGTATGAACCGCGCAGGCTCATCGTCGGCACTGAGATCGGCGGCTGATAGTTGGGATTGCGGGTGCCGTTCGCCAGCAAAAAGTCGCCCACCGCGTCCTTGACGACATATCCGCCGCCGCCCCAGCGATCGAGCTTGCTGTTGCGATATTGGCCGCCAGTCTTGATCCGCGTGATGAACGGGATCAGCCCCTCGGTCTTGTAGGTCAGGTCGATCTTGGCGAGCCGCTCCGACGATTCGCCCAGGGCGGGCGAGTAGGACGCGCTAAAGCTCGGCGTGACGAGCGGGAGCTGGAGCGGCGTGTAAGCCGGACTCCCCGTCGGATTGTTGACGTTCGGGGTGACCGCGGCCTGCCCGACGCAAGTCGCGGGATTGGTACCCCCGGACGCACAGGGCACCTGACGAAGCTGAACGAAGTTGTTGATGTTGCGATCGTCGAAGCCGGCCGGCAGCTGAACGTCCCACAGGCCGTTTTCCTGCACGGTCAGCGTCGCGTCGCCATAGAAGGCGCTGCGTGAGGTACGCATGTCGGCGCGGCTCGATTCAGCCGAGGTGAACCCGGCGAAACCTTCGATATCGAGGCGATCTCCATTATACTCGAAACCCGCCTGCGCGAATTTGGTGCGTGTCCGGATGTTGTTCTCGATCTGGTCGATGCCGATCGAGTTGTTGGTGGTCGTCATCGACGTGACGTTGTGATTCTCGTCAACCACGACGCTGCCCGGGACGACGTTCAGCACGTTGCCGATGACGGCGTTGTTGCCCTGGTTGTTGAGGCCGTCATAGAGATAGTAGCCGGCTGGCGCAGTGGGCGAGACCGAGCGAACGCGCGGATAGCCCGTCGTTGTGTCGACGAAGGTGCCGACCACGTTGCGGCCGCAGGCTTCGCTCGGCAGACACACCGGGTTGCGGCTGCGGTTCTGGTCGTGGACGTTGCGACCGCTGTACGTGCCCTTCACGAACACGGTGAGATTGTCGGTAAGCTGATAGTCGAACCGCGCATCGAACGCGTAGCGCTCGTCGGTCTGCTCGTTCATGAAGTGGCGGATCAGCGACGGCGTCGTGTCGTTCCACTGATTGAGGCAGGTCTGCTGCTCGAGGATGCGCTGCGAACGGATCGCGGTCGAGGCGTTCGAGGCGGCATGCGGGAACAGCGTGAAGCAGTCGGCCTTGGACTGCGCTGCGATCGACTTGGTGAGCACCGAGCGTGGCGTCTCGGTGCTGTTGGCGAAGGCGACGTCCGCCGTATCGCCGCCGAGCGTGGCGAGATTATATGCGAACGTCTTCTCGGGCGAGTTGTCGAAGTCGAAGTCGCGTGCATAGTTGCGGTTGTTCGTGGTCGTCTGCTCGTAGCCATGGCCGTTGTTCTGGATTTTCGAATAGCTGCCGCTGACGATCACGCCGAGCCGGTTGTCGAAGAATTTGCGCGAGGCGACGCCGTTGAAATCGGGCATCCACTCCTTGCCGAGCGAGTTCATGTTGGCGCCGGCGCGCAGCGTAAAATAGGGCTTGGCGAAGTCGAGGCCGGTGCGCGTCTTGATCTGCACCGTGCCGCCGAGCGAGCCTTCGGTCATGTCGGCGGTCGAGCCCTTGACCACGTCGATGCTCTTGACGAGTTCGGCTGGAAGTTCGCGCAGATCGGCACTACGCGCCCCGTCAGAGCCGAGCGCCAGCGCGGTGGTGCTGGTCATGCCGACGCCGTCGAGCTCGACGCGGGTGAGATCCGGACCGTTGCCGCGGATTGCGACCGAATCGCCCTCGCCGAATTCGTTGCGGCCGAGCGCAACGCCCGGGATGCGCGAGATCGCCTCGGCGACGTTGCGGTCGGGGAAGGAGCCGATGTCGTCGGCGACGATCGAGTCGGTCGCGGTCTTCGCGCCCTTCTTGCGCGCGTTGGCCGATTGCTGGCTGGCGCGCGATCCGACGACGATCACGTCCTCGACGGCTTCCTGGCCAGCGGCCGGCTCGGCCTGGCTGTCCGGCGGACCAGCTTGCGCCAGCGCCTGCGGCCCGCACACCATCAGCAGCCCGAGAACCGACCAGGACGCCGATGCCCCCATGCGGCGACGCAGATTCAAACGTTCAGACATTTCCCTCTCCCCCTTCCTTCACCACGCCAGGGTCTATTCTCGTCGATCCCCGGTCCGGAATTCCCAAAGCCGCCTTTACTCAGATGCTCCCACAAGATGAGACGGCTTGTCGCAATATAGATACCACCTCGATCCGGTTTGCAAGTTCATCTTATAAATCATGCTACCATTCTGTGGGAATTTATGGCGCCCGATGACTGTAGCGACCTTGGAAGCGCGAGATGTCGTGGGGCGTCGCCGTATGAATGACGAGATGCCCGAGCGTTGGAGTTGACAGCCGGACGGGCGCTAGTCCCGATCGATCTCCGCATTCTCCGCGACGATCTCGGGACGGCCGTCGGGCGTCTCCGTCGCTAGCCGCACGTCGCGCAGGCGGATGCCGGTGGCGTGGCGCACCCACAGGCCCCAGGCGGGCGTGACGCCGAACATGCTCGGTTCGGGATAGGCATGCGGCAATGCCGGCGGTCGTCGCTTGCCGTCCGCCATGGAGCCGCCGCCGGCATAGGTCAGGCCGATGTCGCGCAGCGTAACGTCCTCGATCCGCGCTTCGGGGAGGCCGGCGATCGTGGCGGCGAAGCGATGGTCGATGCCGCTCGCCTCGACGTCCTCGATCGTCACGCCGCGGATCGTGCCGATGTCGGTGCCCACCGGCCCCCGCCCGCGGTCGCCGAGCCGGATGAACAGCGGTGCGGTGGTCACCTCGCGCATCGTCACGCCCGAGACCGTGACATTCTCGATCGCGCCTCCATCGACCGTCTCGAGCGCGAGGCCGCGCGACCGTTCGAAGCGGCAGTTGCGGATCACGATGTTGCGGAAGCCGCCATTGGATTCGGTACCGAGCTTGATGCGGCCGGTCACCCGGTCGCGGTCGGGCGCCAGCTGCTGCGTGTGCCCGAAGCTGCCGTCGAGCATCGTTCCGGCGTCATAGCCCGAGACAGTGCAATCCTCGATCACCACGTCGTCGCAGGCGACCGCCGTGCCCAGCGCATAGCTGCTCTTGAGCACGATCGCGTCGTCATTGGGCGAGTTGACCCGGCAGCCGCGCACGCGTGTGCGGCGCACGCAATCGAGGTCGATGCCGTCGCGCTCAGTATCGATCACCAGCCGCTCGATCAGCAGGTCCTCGACCCCCGTTGCGAGCACCGCGAAATGCCCGCTCTTGGCGATGGTGAAGTCGCGGAGCATGACGCGGCGGCAATTCCTGAGCGCGATCGCCTTGTTGCCGAGGCCGGTCATCTCCTGCTCCTCGGGTTCGAGCGCGCGGATCTCCGCCGCGCTCATGCCCGCCATCGACAGCGGGCGCTCGCCAGTGTCGCGCCGCCAGCGCGCGCCCGGCCCGTCGCGGGTGAGGCCGGTGCCCTCGATCCGCCCCGGGCCGACGATCGCGATGTCGTGCAGCC
This is a stretch of genomic DNA from Sphingomonas sp. BT-65. It encodes these proteins:
- a CDS encoding TonB-dependent receptor, which codes for MSERLNLRRRMGASASWSVLGLLMVCGPQALAQAGPPDSQAEPAAGQEAVEDVIVVGSRASQQSANARKKGAKTATDSIVADDIGSFPDRNVAEAISRIPGVALGRNEFGEGDSVAIRGNGPDLTRVELDGVGMTSTTALALGSDGARSADLRELPAELVKSIDVVKGSTADMTEGSLGGTVQIKTRTGLDFAKPYFTLRAGANMNSLGKEWMPDFNGVASRKFFDNRLGVIVSGSYSKIQNNGHGYEQTTTNNRNYARDFDFDNSPEKTFAYNLATLGGDTADVAFANSTETPRSVLTKSIAAQSKADCFTLFPHAASNASTAIRSQRILEQQTCLNQWNDTTPSLIRHFMNEQTDERYAFDARFDYQLTDNLTVFVKGTYSGRNVHDQNRSRNPVCLPSEACGRNVVGTFVDTTTGYPRVRSVSPTAPAGYYLYDGLNNQGNNAVIGNVLNVVPGSVVVDENHNVTSMTTTNNSIGIDQIENNIRTRTKFAQAGFEYNGDRLDIEGFAGFTSAESSRADMRTSRSAFYGDATLTVQENGLWDVQLPAGFDDRNINNFVQLRQVPCASGGTNPATCVGQAAVTPNVNNPTGSPAYTPLQLPLVTPSFSASYSPALGESSERLAKIDLTYKTEGLIPFITRIKTGGQYRNSKLDRWGGGGYVVKDAVGDFLLANGTRNPNYQPPISVPTMSLRGSYRACQPTATSVVPCNYGYTPNTAITTTNTTLFGVDTFTVEELRALFQRTIETAGSEYFGDLPNRGTLPPAWNGIRTDILFAALGQSANMNFDCLKECMGSDGNIYAQPVTHTDETVKNFYAMAEFEQKLPFGLLFNGNVGIRGVFTTVKGSGVLQLTSIRTNANFNPLDPGNTAGINTTTVRQNAVLQGNSTDWLPTVNLNLWAFEESIVLRLYGGKTVARPRISSLIPSGTCTIDQRETLDGDGEDIYGCTGRVGNPALKPFTAWNYNASLEWYPNKDTLLSVTYGKLDVKIGNPIGVTRTYRPFEGSDATDPVTGEPLSDLEFSVPTWDNGPGYKRTIWEFQAKTAFTFLPWFLKYTGADVNYSRLASSATEGEQDPLSGDIMPPRDESRDYWNASLWYDDGDLNIRIAYQKRSETFTCITPCGGNNVSFNYPSAVNQDNNTRLPYNPGVPRFRDGTSFIDAKISYNINRNFQVYVEGRNMTREAQITSTGGYENFADGAPKIMRMSYGGRRIMGGVRIQFGGKK
- a CDS encoding glycoside hydrolase family 28 protein is translated as MPAETLLFDVRDFGARGDGRALDTDAINAVIAQAALSGGTVVIPAGRFLCFSIRLASGVTLLLSEGAVIEAADPARHAGAYDPPEAAHGELFQDFGHSHWRNSLIWGIGLHDIAIVGPGRIEGTGLTRDGPGARWRRDTGERPLSMAGMSAAEIRALEPEEQEMTGLGNKAIALRNCRRVMLRDFTIAKSGHFAVLATGVEDLLIERLVIDTERDGIDLDCVRRTRVRGCRVNSPNDDAIVLKSSYALGTAVACDDVVIEDCTVSGYDAGTMLDGSFGHTQQLAPDRDRVTGRIKLGTESNGGFRNIVIRNCRFERSRGLALETVDGGAIENVTVSGVTMREVTTAPLFIRLGDRGRGPVGTDIGTIRGVTIEDVEASGIDHRFAATIAGLPEARIEDVTLRDIGLTYAGGGSMADGKRRPPALPHAYPEPSMFGVTPAWGLWVRHATGIRLRDVRLATETPDGRPEIVAENAEIDRD